From the genome of Solanum dulcamara chromosome 12, daSolDulc1.2, whole genome shotgun sequence:
AAATTTCAACTAAAGATAGTTTGAAATCTTAGtgatttaaatatgtaatttataaGGATCTTTTCTATAAATCAAGGAGAAGAAGGACAATCTAATTTATATGGAATTGCAAGCTCACCATCAAACTTTTTGCGCAAGAAATCATTCCTGAGATTAAGCATGCGAAATGCTGCATGAAGATCTGTCAAGAACTTCAAAACCTTCTGTGGGCAATCGTAATCCCCAGCTGTCACTTGGTTCACCACATATCTAGGCTGCAACACCATTACCACATGATTCATCAATCCAATAACCGATATTATCAAAAGCCCTTGCTAATTAGTTTGGCTAAGAAACCATTGCTTGAAAATTTTGCACACCAATAACATATGACATATTCACAGCGAACCACAACCAACTTCCAGAAATGCATTAAATTCACTGATTACCACATGAGAAGAAAGAACTGAAGACAACCTTAGGCATATTACTCTATACGTTAATTTTCACACAAGCGGAGCTTTGAGTCAGAACCACGACAGAGCTACCAAGATTAAGTTAGTCATATAAAACAGAAAATCATATATATTCTGGTTCTAGCTTTTTGTGCTTACCAGCTCATTGGACATGAAACAAATACCTGCCAGAAACAAAAAGTATTAGCACCTCCAAAAATACTGAATCAAACAATACAGCAAAGTTACAAGGCCTTAAACTCTCTTTCAAAGGAACCAGGTAGACCTCCTAAGTGACGCACATACAGGAAGATTAGGTGGTATTTAGCAAACATGGAAGGCATGAAAGATGCCTCCAACCTGGCAAGCAAAAAAATCCTTTAAAAGCAAGTTCCAGGCTTTCACATATAAGCCTCTCCTTTGGAAATAACACTGGCTGCATATGCATAATGGATTACTTAAACATGTGGCAGACTAGAGCCTCAAACCAACAGAACCAAATAATCTCCTACTCTTTTAATTATCCTTGAAATGTTTCAAATAGAATAACAAGAAGTTTAACCATCCAAAAGAATAAGAGCAAGTTTTATACCAAAGATTTCTGAAAGTGTAGGGACACTCACCAATAAGATAGTCATCAACATCAAGTCCAAATTCTGTTGGTGTCACTACAAAGTAGACAAGAATGAAAAGttaaaaacttcaaatattctcCAATCCAAACAAATATTAAACACGGAGATCAAAACTGATAGAAATAAATATGatgtctttttttaaaaacaaataaacatAATGCTCACTTTGAATATCTAAGAGTCTATTCACCTCAAAAGGCATGGATATTTTTTTCTGCAGAAACAGCCAATTTAAAAGATCACTCTTGCTTTCAGTTTTCAATTGGCATTTGCACTCCCTCATTAGCATAATTGTTTTTGAGAAGGGGCTCCCTCATTAGCATTTGCTTTCAGAGAATTTAAATATAGAGATTCTGATTCAACCCCATAAAGAAAGGTGATAATTGTCCAAGAACAGTAGAAGGGTGCAAAGAGAGGCACCACCATACAGCAAGGGTGAGTGAGCATTGGTCTTCCTTGCTTCCAACCATAATTAAAAATTTCCTTGTCAACAAACACTATTTAACTCTAAATGTTCAAAGATATATCATTTGAATTCACATTTAATTGGTTAAGAAAGTAAATTATAAGATAGGGAAAGATAATGAGAAATATGAAGCTTCCTTAGAGGGCCATGGGGTAAAAGCAGTATTCGCAATTCAAATGAAAGATTGACACTCCAAATGTCCAAATATGAGGAGAAACAGCTAAACATCACAAAtcacaagaaaaataaatgatgCACCCAATGCGACTAGTGTAGAGTATAATTATGTTATACAAAATAATACCAACGCCTTTTGCCCTAGAAAATATCCAAGGACTTCTTGGGGAAAGGAAAATAAACTGAGAAAAAACTTACACCCAAGTTTCTCCTCAACTTCACTGTGCAGAACAAGAGTCCCTGTTTCTAACCAATGCATAAAAGCAAGCAATGAGACCACGGTTTGGGTTTCACTCTTCCAATCACCGTGATACCTAATCCACCCAAAAATGTGCAATTACAAGGACTGAAAggcaacaaaaaaataatctaatattgagaaatcaataaaaaaggGTAACAATTCCAAGTATCACTCACCGGTAATACTGACCAGGGCATTCATGTAAAACTTCTGCAAGCCGACTGTAAAGTTCCTTCAGCACTCCAATCTGAGACTTGGCCTTCTCTATAACCTCTATTGCAGCATATAGAACAGAATGCTATTAGGCTATGTcacatgtcaaaagaaaattGCTAATATATAACAACTGCAAGGATACTAGAAAAGTTGTCTGGACCTCAATTGTCCTCAATTGTATGTATGGAAGTTATTAACAGAATTTTGAAGAGTAAAGCTCTTGGTTAGTGAAATTTCTCGAGAAGTTGACAAGCTCCTAAGTCAAAACAATCATTTCCCTTgaaaaaaaagtatatattGCACTATGTCGCTCCCTCTATCACGGGAATTACTTTATGCATAACCAAGTGAAACAGCTCGAAAAGCTTGTCACATCCAACAACATATGCCAGAAACTTTATAGCTTAAAGTTGATTTTAGCGGATGCAAATTATATACTACATTATTGCaggtactattttttttttttaataactgAGAAATCTTCAAGCACAATGGCACACAATTTGAAAATCGATGGATAATGCGCCTGCTGctctacccttctccacttaaatatcAAGCATTTTTTCTGCAATCGGGTTTGAACTTATGCCGTGGACCTAACCCACACATCATGGGCGCTGTTACCACTAGACCAAAAACCCGGGCTACAAGGCAGATACTTTTTCTCTTACTCTTATTATACTGTTTGaactttttcttttaaagaaaCTATCATTTTTCTACTATACAGAAGTCTGAAGTAAGGAACTGTCAAGTTTGCTTAATATATGCTCTCAAATTTTATCTTAGCTCTTTCAAATGGTTTGAGTTCAGCATTTTTAAAATTGTGTGATATTTACATTCTTTTAAATGTGAAGTGCTTCATGCCCCCACCTCATTTCACCAAGAACATCACTCAAGCAGTGTGAAAATAGACAAGTCCTAAGACAATGACATGCTTTCAGATAAATATTTCAATCTTTGCTTGTTCCTGACATCTATGCtacaaatatactcataataggCACAAATAATATTAGAGAAAAGCAAATGAAGCACAAACATTTCCAAACTCAACCTACAGCATCACTCCAGAACACCTGGCCAATTTAAATGAACACAGAGTTCAAACTATATGTAATAAGATGTGAATAGTATAATGAATTTGCCATTCTGATAATGTGAAAGTGATTTAGAGCTAAAATTGCATCTAACAATTCAAAAACGCATAAAATGAAAAGATAGtcatataaattttgattttagaaTAAATACCAGCAACAGGGCGAGACTGATGAACGAGAAGAAGACTGGCATATATGAGCCGAGTGACTGAATCTATCTCCGTTGCGACTGTTCGTATCCGCTCCCGTAGATTCCCTGACTCCTCCAAACGATGCCGGAATTCTTCGAACTGTTTCTCCAGTTTCTCCGACGAAAGAGAAGAAGGATTGAGGAAATCACCACCCTCCATTGAATCAAAAAGAAATGTAGAGTGACAACGAGCTTTGGGAATGGAGAAATTTTGGGTTGAAATGAGAAGAAGAGGGAagtagggtttagggtttaacCAGTAATGAGAGAAAAGAGTACAAGTATTTCGAAATGCTGATATCATGTTTGTTTGGGGGATAATGGGGAAGTCTAGTTGAAAGGCCACTATGGTTGTTTTCTACAATAtattaatttggttaaaaaagaatatatttactGAAAAAAGCATTTATTAAATTGATAATAATATTAGTAGCAAATTAGATACGTAGTCTTTtgtaatgaaaattttgaataggAAAAAAGGGATTATATTTGCTTTtcggtttttatttttttaaaatatacaaaaacttTAATTCTATCCAATTCATTTCTACTCTTTTCTCTTCAAGTTCTGAATCTCTTCATttaatttctcttcttctccaagctTGAAGCTCTTCATCCATCGTTATAAgatatattttcttcttattccaAGCATTTTAAACTTCATATTAATCCTCTCTTATTTTccagataattttttttaatttttagatttATTGATAAATTCTAATGTTCATAAAGTTTTTTTGAGGGGGGAGAGGGGGAGGGGGGTTTCCTCAAATGTTTAGAACTCTAGTGTAGTTTTTTGTGGTCATAATATGTGAGTTATTTCTATTCATTTTGCTTGTTTGGATCGTGCTTTTTTTTTcgtttcttctttttcaaattcatcattttttatttctatatttgtcgttgattattttgtttttatatccTACTTAATTAATGATGTtattgtatgtatatatatcaaaaaagaTGGTAAAAAGAAGAGGAATAAAAACCTTAATAATAATGACTCATCGTGCCATTCTACCGAAGAAACCTTCAAGAGCCAATAACGCACAATTCAAAATTCGATAAATAATATATCTACTGCTCTAttcttctccacttaaatatcAAACATCTCATCATTTAACTCTTCATTGATTTGTGACATGTTTATGTTTAACTTTTTATTACCACGAATATATTACATAACACCCACCACTCAACCTAACCTTTTAAAATTCTACATCTAACAATGTTTTCATTAAACTAAAATGGAGGGTCACCTGTATTGTGGACTGGTCCATGGCAAATTGACAATTGCAAGGTTTGTGTCATGGATCAATGTGGTGGATTTGGAAGAGCAACTAGAGTGTCATGGACTAACTGGTGATTGGCTGACATAATTTTCACAAAGCATATTAGTATTTTtcaatatatacaacaacaacatacccatgAAATTCCACACGTGGGATTTGGAGAGGATAAGATATACATAAATCTTATCACTACCTCATTAAGataaagaggttgtttccgaaagacccctCGGTTCAAAGTGAAACCCATAGAAATGTCTTGAAACTTTACATgttgaatttgaaatttcaGGATAGTAGGTATTTTCAAAGACACTCAGCAACCGTACATATTTTTACTTGAAGTATTAtcattaaataagatgaaaacaTTCATACAGAATTCAAGTACAAAAAATGTTAGCTATATTTATTAATAGATCACTTTTTCAACCCCGAAAAAAGCATATCGACATCATATTATGTGGTTTCTAGAATTGGATAATCGGTATAGCCAACAACAGGATCTGATGTATAGAACGTCTCCCTGTTATACTTGTTGAGAGGTGCATTTAGCTTAAATCGATTTGGTAAATCTGGATTGGATATGAATAAACGTCCATACGCGACAAGATCAGCTCGATCTTCAACCACAGCTCTGTTTCCATCTTCTCTATCGTAACCACCAGCAACAATAAAAGTACCTTTAAATGCCTTCCTCATGGGTACAAGGCTTTCAGGACATTGACATTTTTCCCAAGGTGTTTTCATCCTAGGCTCAACCACATGGCAATACGCAATGTCATACTTGTTCAACGATTCAACCATGTAAAGTCCCAAAGCACTTGGATTTGTGTCTCCTGATTCATTGTAATTTGCAAATGGGGAAATCCTTATACCAACTCGGTCAGCTCCTATCTCATTTGCAACTGCTTCAACTATTTCTAGTGCAAATCTACAACGATTCTCTATAGACCCTCCGTATTTATCACTTCGGTCATTGACTTGGTCTTTCATAAACTGATCGATTAGATAACCATGAGCTCCATGGATCTCAACCCCATCAAATCCAGCTTCAATTGCATTTCTAGCAGCAACTCGAAAATCATTGATGATTTGaggaatttcatcttttgtcaATCGCCGAGGTGGTGTAAATTGTTCAACATCTACGCCATTGGAACGAATTTGAGGACTTAATGGCTTGTCTGTGCATGAGATTGGATCCTGTCCATTGGGCTGAAAATCTGTAGAAAGGAGTCAATTAAAGAAAAGTTGAGTTATCAATTAATAGTTATTATCTCAGAAAGTCATCATTTTTCTCGatttcaaaattcataaaaaggAGACAGTTGAGAAGGATTGATTTATCGATTAATAGTTATTATCTCAGAAAGTCACATTTTTTCTCgatttctattgagttttaaaggtgtgaatggaAAATGAAAGATTGTCACCTTTtcaaaaggttgtgacttttccaaaaaATTGTGTGACTTTTTTAAAGAGTTGCGACTTTTGTGAAGGATTGTGACTTTttcgataagccacaataaacATCTGTTCGCACTACccttgttgtctataaatagaggatttttctctcatttttaattCATTGAATTCTacctcttctgcatatatttttttacaaacaaagttgagtttttgtgtgattttgttgctggcttttgagttcgctgaaattattgaagtttgaggtaccgctacttctttaatagtttatccgttttatcttgggaggaaataatcctTAACCTCGGGTACggtgaggggattaaatttcttaagaatacacagtgaattctgtagactcggatactattttttatttttatatttattgtttCTGATTTGCTAACCTTAATACAAGAGGGATAACAGTTTCAAAATTCATACAAAAGAGCCAGATAAGTAGGGttgatttattattataatttcatGAAAccttttttcttgatttcaaaaTTCATAGAAAGGAGTCGGTTAAAAGGGGTGAAGGGTTGATTTATCAACTACTAATAGTTATCATTTCAGAAAGTCACCATTCTTCTCAATTTCAAAATCTGTAGAAAGGAGTCAGTTAAGACGAGTTGATTAATCAATTAATAGATATCATCTcagaaaatcatcaatctattGAAAGAAATCAGTTGAGTGGAATCATTTGGGAAATCAACTCTCGTTAAGTTGCACAAAAGTTACATATAGTGTTACATTTCACTCAAAAGTGTGAACTATGACTTGATAAAATGGCTAAACTCATGGGAGAAAAGTCAGTTACCTTTGTTGGAAACTCTGCCGACATGCCAAATTTGGGAAAAGAAGATTCCTCCTTTGGCATGAACTGCATTTACAATTGGTTTCCATGCCTCTACTTGCTCCTTTGTCCATATACCAGGTGTATCTTTGTACCCTATGGCAGTTTCAGAAATTACAGTGGCCTCTGCTATGAGAAGACCACCTTTTGTGGTTCTTTGTGAGTAATAAAGGATAGCATGTGGTTGAGGAATATTGCCATAAGATCTTTGCCTTGTCAATGGTGCCAAGACAACTCTATGAGATAATTGAAAGTTTCCCATTTTATAAGGGGTCATTAGAGGGATCATGTGGTGTTGTTTCTCTTCAACAGCTTCATTTTccattttgtgattttttttgtttttgtttttgtttgagaTATAATCTTTCTTGGTGATGATAAGATGATAAGGTATTTTGTGGTAATCAAGTGTTACGATTATGTGGACTAAAATGCTAGAAATAATTTAGAGCAGATAGCTTCATTGGAATCCGATGTCACAGTAACTCTAACAATTGACTTTTAAGCGGTGATAATTGGACGGATTGAGTCAAAATTTGATCAGGTTATAATGGGTTAAGATCTAATTCAATTTAAATTTGTTTGGATTAAAACAAGTTGGATAATGAATCATAAAACAAGTCAAGATTCAATCCAATATTTACTAagtttatttattcttttaaatattttagttcctaaaaaaatataactaaaatatttatttctttattatgactatatataacatatcaaattaaaaaaaattaaaaatattttgacaagatttCTCATGAGCCAATTTGAGTTACATATCAACTCATTTTTAAtggattaaaataaattaaattaaaataaattgagcTAATAAATAAGCAGATCAATAATCCATCCAAACTTAAACAAATTGACAcagattaaatttaattttgccGCTCATACTTTTTACTATTGCTTCTGATAAAATGACGAGAAGAGGAGCTATGAAAGAAGaggaaacaacaaaaaaatacacTATTATTGGTGTTAATTAAGTATAAGGGTCAAAATCATTCctatacttttatttattaattaagtttatATTATCTGGCTATTtaaatcttcgtcttcaccaaACTCATCATATATATCCCTAATTGGATGAAAAccccaaatcaaaataaaatacctaGTGTTTTAGAATGTATCTTAATTTCACAAATTTTATATATCTGAATATCTACTATCAATTTCATGTATCAGTCtatttaaaatcaatttcatctaGTGTATCTGATATTATTTCATCCTATATAtccaatatcaatatatttCATCAATGTATATGGTATCTAATATTTAGTATATTCATGCATAAATACATGTATTTGATATCTAGTGTCAAAAATATGGACGAACACATTCATCAGTGTATCTATGCATAGATACATGTTTCTGATAATAAAATATGCACTGATACAGATTATCATCGAGCAAAAAAAGGAGGGGAAAGAAAGAGGGAGAGAGAGTGGGGAGGGGGGCGGGGGGAGTAGAAAGATGGAAAGAGCTagagaaggggggggggggggggggagattaTGAAGTTATTTTAAAGTAGAGTAGAGGTCtgtattatttaaattaatccgaaaaatcaaatcaaattaaatcgaattttaatttggattttttggtttgatttcagattttttttttttttgattttttggtttgatttcggatttagaaaaaataaaaatcgaaaaaactgaatttatatatataattacatatGTAATATTTAGTTTAagaattaaagttataattaaccACTTTCATCTCAATTTTTTAGTTAGATGATTTTTATTAGGGTTAGTAATTTACCGTATTAGGATTTAGGACTAAGCCCAATTCACTGGCCATTCTTATTTCCCTAAATTATAAGTATTaggttataatatttttaaactagaGTTAATTTTATTGAAAGTTTCATTATGATTTAGTTTAGATTTTATGTTTGGACATCTATTGGTTTAATTTAAGTTATTGTGTTTTAAAAGTTTTATTCGTAACGTATATTAGAAAGTATATTTAAGagatttaatattattacttcTCCTTgtatgtaatttttatttttttaagcatgCAAATATAATTTTGATTATGCTATTAATTATTGACATAACCGAATAGCCGAACCGAAAAAAAACCAAATCGAAAAGAGAAAAACGAACCAAATCAATTTTTTGGATTAGactttttcaaaatcaaaaaccaAAAAATCGAAATCAAAAAACACAAAATCGAACCGAAAAACCGAATGCACACC
Proteins encoded in this window:
- the LOC129877519 gene encoding uncharacterized protein LOC129877519 encodes the protein MISAFRNTCTLFSHYWLNPKPYFPLLLISTQNFSIPKARCHSTFLFDSMEGGDFLNPSSLSSEKLEKQFEEFRHRLEESGNLRERIRTVATEIDSVTRLIYASLLLVHQSRPVAEVIEKAKSQIGVLKELYSRLAEVLHECPGQYYRYHGDWKSETQTVVSLLAFMHWLETGTLVLHSEVEEKLGLTPTEFGLDVDDYLIGICFMSNELPRYVVNQVTAGDYDCPQKVLKFLTDLHAAFRMLNLRNDFLRKKFDGMKYDLRKVEEVFYDVKIRGLAANGDSGGEKQAQGQS
- the LOC129877292 gene encoding 12-oxophytodienoate reductase 1, coding for MENEAVEEKQHHMIPLMTPYKMGNFQLSHRVVLAPLTRQRSYGNIPQPHAILYYSQRTTKGGLLIAEATVISETAIGYKDTPGIWTKEQVEAWKPIVNAVHAKGGIFFSQIWHVGRVSNKDFQPNGQDPISCTDKPLSPQIRSNGVDVEQFTPPRRLTKDEIPQIINDFRVAARNAIEAGFDGVEIHGAHGYLIDQFMKDQVNDRSDKYGGSIENRCRFALEIVEAVANEIGADRVGIRISPFANYNESGDTNPSALGLYMVESLNKYDIAYCHVVEPRMKTPWEKCQCPESLVPMRKAFKGTFIVAGGYDREDGNRAVVEDRADLVAYGRLFISNPDLPNRFKLNAPLNKYNRETFYTSDPVVGYTDYPILETT